DNA from Streptomyces sp. NBC_01260:
CGACCGCGAGACCGTCGAGCACGAGTTCGCGGGCATGCTCCGCGCCTTCCGCCTCGGCGCCCCGCCGCACGGTGGCATCGCCCCGGGTGTCGACCGCATCGTGATGCTGCTGGCCGACGAGCCCAACATCCGCGAGACGATCGCCTTCCCGCTGAACGGCAACGCCCAGGACCTGATGATGGGTGCTCCCACGGTGCTGGACGAGACCCGGCTGCGCGAGCTGAACATCCAGCTCCGCAAGCCGGTCGCGCCCGCGAAGGACGCCACCGAGAAGTAGCCCGTCAGCTGCACCGGGTTTCACGTGAAACAGCCCCTGGCCACCCGGCCGGGGGCTGTTCCGTGTCCCGGCCGTGCCGACTGCCCGCACCGGACGGCCTGCCCACACGGGGATGCGGCCCGCACCGCAATCACACAGGAACCCACAGCCTGTGCTCACGCCCCTGCCAGCTGGGCTCCCTAGCCTCCCCTGCATGACAGAGAATCAGGGACCCGCGCACAAGAAGGATCTGACCCGTCGCCGGATGATCCTCGCCGGTGGCGCGGCCGTGGCCGCGGCCGGAATCGGAGCCGGAGCCGTCGCGAACGCCTCGGCCGGTGAGAGCGGCGGCGAACGTGGCGGCAGCGGCGGCGGGAAGAAGCCCACCGGGCAGGGCGAGGCGTGTTACCGGCTCACCTCGGAGACCACCGAGGGCCCGTACTACATCGACGCCGACAAGATCCGTAAGGACATCACCGAGGACAAGGAGGGCATCCCGATGACCCTCCGCCTCAAGGTGATCGACTCCGACACCTGCAAGCCGCTCAAGCGGGCGGCCGTCGACATCTGGCACTGCGACGCCCTGGGCGTCTACTCCGGATACGAGAGCATGAGCACGGGCGGTCCCGGCGGTCCGGGCGGCGGCACCCCGCCGACCGGCGCCCCCACGGACGCACCGACCGGCGCCCCCACCGGTACGCCCCCGACCGGCGGCCCCGGCGGCCCCGGCGGCGGTGGCGGCGGGCACAGCGAGCCCACCGACGACGAGCGCTATCTGCGGGGCACTCAGCTCACCGACCAGCACGGGTACGTGGAGTTCCGGACGATCTTCCCGGGCTGGTACCAGGGCCGTGCCGTGCACATCCACACCAAGGTGCACGTCGGCGGCAGGATGACCGACGCCGGGTACGAGGGCGGGCACACCTGCCACACCGGCCAGTTCTTCTTCGCGGAGTCCGCGGTCCTCGACTCGGCGAAGGCCGAGCCGTACTCGGCCAGCACCACCACCCGCACGACCCTCACCGAGGACACCATCTACGACCAGAGCGGTGTCACGGGCGGGCTGATGAAGCTCTCGTACCGGAAGAACCACATGGCGCGCGGTGTCGTCGGCTCGATCACCATGGGCGTGGACCCGGACGGGACGCAGGACGGGACGGGGATGTGATCGCACCGACCTGACCCGATCGCGCCGATCGGCCCACCGACGCCTCCTCAGGCCTCCGTTCCCCCGCGGAGCCGAAGGGCCCGGAACCGGAGCAGTACCCGGTTCCGGGCCCTTCGTGATGTGCGCCGACAGACGTGCACCGACAAGGGCTGCGCGCATACAAGTGCATGAATCACGCGAACGGGTACAGCCGGATGGCCCCGGTGCCGGATTGGCCGGTCCCGGCTGCGGCAAAGACTGCCTGGGCCGACATCGGCACAGCGGACCTCACGCCGCGTCCGCAAAGCCCCCGCGGCTTCGCCGCCGACTGCTGAGGAGCCACCGTGTCCGTGCCCCGTCCGAGCGTTCCCCTGCGGCTCCCGTACGTCGTCTGTGCCGTCTTCGTCCTGCTGCTGGCCGCGTGCGGAACGGGCGGCGTCGTCGGTTCTCGTGAGCGCGGTGCCCCCACGAGGACCGCGGGCGCTCCCGGCCCGTCGGCGGGCGGCGCGTCGGCGGCCGGGCCCGCCGCCGCACCGCCCAGAGCGTCGCCCGCCCCGCCGCGGGAGATCCCGGGGCTCGGCCCGCGGACCAGGGCGGCGATCCCGGCAGGCACCCGGCAGGTGTTCGTCGTCACGGGCGAGTCCCCGGACTCCAGCCGCTCCACCGCCGTGCTCTACACCCGGGACGGCCCCGCCGCGGACTGGCGGGCCACGGCGCCCTGGGCCGCCCACAACGCCCTGAACGGCTGGACGGCCGAGCACTGGGAGGGCGATCTGCGCTCACCCGTCGGCGTCTACACGCTGACCGCGGCGGGCGGCCGGCTCGATCCCCCGTCCACGGTGTTCCCGTACGACCTGAGCCCGGACTTCACGGTGGAGGGCGAGGGCTTCCACGGGGAGCCGCTGGAGGGTTCCTTCGACTACGTCATCGCCATCGACTACAACCGCCTCCCCGGCACCTCCCCCCTGGACCACACCCGTCCGCTCGGCACGGAGCGTGGCGGCGGCATCTGGATCCACGTCGACCACGGCGGCCCCACCCAGGGCTGCGTCTCGATCAGCGAGGACCGGATGAAGGAGCTGCTGAGCCTCCTCGACCCGGCCAAGGACCCCGTCGTCGTGATGGGGGACGCCGCGTCCCTGGGCGGCTGAAGTCGCTGCGCGCCAGGTCCGCGGACCGTAACCTGGAGACTGCCCGACCGGCTCTCGAGGAGGCAGGCGTGAGCGTGGTCGACGACGGTGTGCTGACACAGGAGGTCTTCGAGGACCTGGCCCGTCATGCCATACGCGCGGAAGAAGCGCTGCGACTGGAGTTCGTGCACTCCCAGCCGGACGGTGTGCGGTACGAGACGGTGGTGACGGTCCCGTTCGGCAAGACGGTCCGGCTGCCCGACCCGGTGGGCATCGAGCTGGACACCGAACCGCTCAAGAACTGGGTCCGCTGACCGGAGCCGGAGCCGGAGCCGGAGCCGGAGCCCGGCACGCGAGAAGGGGCGGGACCGTCAGTGTGGTCCCGCCCCTTCTCGCGTACGTACGAACCCCTTACTCGGGCTTCTCCTCCAGGCGCGGGAACAGCACCGCGCCCTTCGTCACCGTCGCGCCCGCCGGCAGCCGGCCCCAGCCGGCGGCTTCCTGCACACGCTGTCCGGAGAGCGCGCCCAGGGACTCCTCGGCGCCCAGGCACTCCCACAGCTTCTGCGAGGTGTCCGGCATGACGGGGTTCAGCAGGACCGCGACACCGCGCAGCGCCTCGGCGGCCGTGTACAGGATCGTCGCGAGACGGGCCCGGCCCTCGGGCGACTCGTCCTTGGCGACCTTCCAGGGCTCCTGCTCCGTGATGTAGCCGTTGACCTGCTTCACGAAGTCGAAGATCGCCAGGATGCCGCCCTGGAAGTCCAGCTCCTCGCCGATCTTCCGGTCGGCCGTCGCGACGGCCTTCGCCAGCCCGTCCCGCACCGCCTGCTCGGCCTCACCCGCGGCCGTGGCCCCGGGGAGCGCACCGCCGTAGTACTTGCCGACCATGGCCGCGAGGCGCGAGGCCAGGTTGCCGTAGTCGTTGGCGAGCTCGGAGGTGTAGCGGGCGGTGAAGTCCTCCCAGGAGAACGAGCCGTCGCTGCCGTACGCGATGGCCCGCAGGAAGTACCAGCGGTAGGCGTCCACGCCGAAGTGCGAGGTCAGATCCTGCGGCTTGATGCCCGTCAGGTTCGACTTCGACATCTTCTCGCCGCCGACCATCAGCCAGCCGTTGGCGACGACCTTGCCGGGCAGCGGCAGCCCCTGCGCCATCAGCATCGCCGGCCAGATGACCGAGTGGAACCGCAGGATGTCCTTGCCGATCAGGTGCACGTTCGCCGGGAACGTACCGTCGAACTTCTCCTGGTTGGCGCCGTAGCCGACCGCCGTCGCGTAGTTGAGCAGCGCGTCGACCCATACGTAGATGACGTGCTTGTCGTCCCACGGGACCGGGACGCCCCAGTCGAAGGTCGAGCGCGAGATCGACAGGTCCTGGAGACCCTGCTTGACGAAGTTCACGATCTCGTTGCGGGCCGACTCGGGCTGGATGAAGCCGGGGTTGGCCGCGTAGAACTCCAGCAGCTTCGGGCCGTACGCGCTGAGCTTGAAGAAGTAGTTCTCCTCCTTGAGGATCTCCACCGGCTTCTTGTGGATCGGGCACAGCTTCGTGCCGTCCTCCGCCTCGATCAGGTCGCCGGGGAGCTTGTACTCCTCGCAGCCCACGCAGTACGGGCCTTCGTATCCGCCCTTGTAGATCTCGTCCTTGTCGTACAGGTCCTGCACGAACTCCTGCACACGGTCGGTGTGCCGCTTCTCCGTGGTACGGATGAAGTCGTCGTTCGCGATGCCGAGGTGCTCCCAGAGGGGCTTCCAGGCCTCCTCGACGAGCTTGTCGCACCACGCCTGGGGTGTGACGTTGTTCGCCTCGGCCGTGCGCATGATCTTCTGACCGTGCTCGTCCGTGCCGGTGAGGTACCACACCTTCTCGCCGCGCTGACGGTGCCAGCGGGTGAGCACGTCGCCTGCGACGGTCGTGTAGGCGTGGCCCAGGTGAGGAGCGTCGTTGACGTAGTAAATGGGGGTCGAGACGTAGAAACTCCGCACGTCCTCGCCCCCCTGCTTCTCTGATCCAGTGGCCGCCATGGTCGAAATCCTAACGGTCCGGGGGAGGTCCACTCGCACCGATAAACCCGGCGCCGGGCGCGGAGCGCTTCGCGGCGAGCTTCTCGGAGAGCTTTGCGAAACATCGCTTCCCGTAGCAAAGACGCATCCTGGGATGGAGTGGACACGCATGCACGAGGCAGAGGACATCACGATGCGGGTACTGGTCGCCGAGGACGAGGAGATCCTGGCGGAGCTGGTCGCCACCGGGCTGCGGCGGGCGGGGTTCGCCGTCGACACGGTGTACAGCGGTGATGCCGCCCAGGCCTATCTGGGGCTGCACGACTACGACGTCGTCGTCCTGGACCGCGACCTGCCCCGGGTGCACGGCGACGACGTGGCCCGCGGCCTCGTGGCCTCCGGCTCCCGGACCAGAATCCTGATGCTCACCGCCGCCGGGTCCATGGAGGACCGGGTCTCCGGGCTCGACCTGGGCGCCGACGACTATCTCGGCAAGCCGTTCGAGTTCCCCGAACTCGTTTCGCGGGTACGCGCGCTGCGGCGGCGCAGCGCCCGCCCCGTACCGCCGCAGCTGGAGCGGTACGGAATCCGGCTCGACACCGTACGCCGTACCGCGTCCCGCGACGGGCGGGAGCTGGACCTCTCGCCGAAGGAGTTCACCGTGCTGCAGCTGCTGCTGGAGGCTGATGGCGGGACGGTGAGCGCGGAGGAGCTGCTGGAGCGGGCCTGGGACGCCAATGCCGACCCCTTCACCGGGGCCGTCCGCGTCTGCATGAGCAAGCTGCGCGGCAAACTCGGCGAACCGGCGGTGATCCGCACCGTGCAGGGTGTCGGGTACGCCCTGTGAAGCGTCCGGCCCGGGTGCCGCACTCCACGATCAGGACCCGGATCGCGCTCGTGTACGGCGGGGTGTTCCTGGTGCTCGGCACGGCCCTGCTCGTCACCGTCAACCTGGCCTCCCGCGCCGGTACGGACTCGCAGGCCCGCTCCATCGCCCGCACGGCCGCGGTCGTCCAGCCCGGCTACGCGGTGAACGGCCCCCTCGTCACCCGCCGGAACCTCGGCCCGCCGACCGTCTACGACCTCACCGACCACGTCAGCGACGCGGCCGGTCATCAGCTGCTCATCTGGTCCGCCGCCTCGCTGCTCGTGATGACGGCCTGCGCGGTGG
Protein-coding regions in this window:
- a CDS encoding response regulator transcription factor, producing MRVLVAEDEEILAELVATGLRRAGFAVDTVYSGDAAQAYLGLHDYDVVVLDRDLPRVHGDDVARGLVASGSRTRILMLTAAGSMEDRVSGLDLGADDYLGKPFEFPELVSRVRALRRRSARPVPPQLERYGIRLDTVRRTASRDGRELDLSPKEFTVLQLLLEADGGTVSAEELLERAWDANADPFTGAVRVCMSKLRGKLGEPAVIRTVQGVGYAL
- a CDS encoding L,D-transpeptidase family protein; the encoded protein is MSVPRPSVPLRLPYVVCAVFVLLLAACGTGGVVGSRERGAPTRTAGAPGPSAGGASAAGPAAAPPRASPAPPREIPGLGPRTRAAIPAGTRQVFVVTGESPDSSRSTAVLYTRDGPAADWRATAPWAAHNALNGWTAEHWEGDLRSPVGVYTLTAAGGRLDPPSTVFPYDLSPDFTVEGEGFHGEPLEGSFDYVIAIDYNRLPGTSPLDHTRPLGTERGGGIWIHVDHGGPTQGCVSISEDRMKELLSLLDPAKDPVVVMGDAASLGG
- a CDS encoding intradiol ring-cleavage dioxygenase yields the protein MTENQGPAHKKDLTRRRMILAGGAAVAAAGIGAGAVANASAGESGGERGGSGGGKKPTGQGEACYRLTSETTEGPYYIDADKIRKDITEDKEGIPMTLRLKVIDSDTCKPLKRAAVDIWHCDALGVYSGYESMSTGGPGGPGGGTPPTGAPTDAPTGAPTGTPPTGGPGGPGGGGGGHSEPTDDERYLRGTQLTDQHGYVEFRTIFPGWYQGRAVHIHTKVHVGGRMTDAGYEGGHTCHTGQFFFAESAVLDSAKAEPYSASTTTRTTLTEDTIYDQSGVTGGLMKLSYRKNHMARGVVGSITMGVDPDGTQDGTGM
- the metG gene encoding methionine--tRNA ligase yields the protein MAATGSEKQGGEDVRSFYVSTPIYYVNDAPHLGHAYTTVAGDVLTRWHRQRGEKVWYLTGTDEHGQKIMRTAEANNVTPQAWCDKLVEEAWKPLWEHLGIANDDFIRTTEKRHTDRVQEFVQDLYDKDEIYKGGYEGPYCVGCEEYKLPGDLIEAEDGTKLCPIHKKPVEILKEENYFFKLSAYGPKLLEFYAANPGFIQPESARNEIVNFVKQGLQDLSISRSTFDWGVPVPWDDKHVIYVWVDALLNYATAVGYGANQEKFDGTFPANVHLIGKDILRFHSVIWPAMLMAQGLPLPGKVVANGWLMVGGEKMSKSNLTGIKPQDLTSHFGVDAYRWYFLRAIAYGSDGSFSWEDFTARYTSELANDYGNLASRLAAMVGKYYGGALPGATAAGEAEQAVRDGLAKAVATADRKIGEELDFQGGILAIFDFVKQVNGYITEQEPWKVAKDESPEGRARLATILYTAAEALRGVAVLLNPVMPDTSQKLWECLGAEESLGALSGQRVQEAAGWGRLPAGATVTKGAVLFPRLEEKPE